In a single window of the Raphanus sativus cultivar WK10039 chromosome 9, ASM80110v3, whole genome shotgun sequence genome:
- the LOC108824049 gene encoding CBL-interacting serine/threonine-protein kinase 21: MGLFGTKKIGKYEIGRTIGEGNFAKVKLGYDTTNGTYVAVKIIDKSLVIQKGLESQVKREIRTMKLLNHPNIVQIHEVIGTKTKICIVMEYVAGGQLSDKLERHKMKESDARKLFQQLIDAVDYCHNRGVYHRDLKPQNLLIDSKGNLKVSDFGLSAVPKSGDMLSTACGSPCYIAPELIMNKGYSGAAVDVWSCGVILFELLSGYPPFDDQTLPVLYKKILRADYTFPPGFTGEQKKLIFNILDPNPQTRITLAEIIIQDSWFKLGFTPAYHQVSDSIKEHVAEINAATASSNFINAFQIIAMASDLDLSGLFEEQDDKRYKTRIGSKNTAQETIKKIEAAATDVSLSVERIKHFKVKIQPKEIRSRSSYDLLSAEVIEVTPTNCVIEISKAAGELRLYMEFCQSLSSLLTAEVS; encoded by the exons GTTTGGGACGAAGAAGATCGGCAAGTACGAGATAGGAAGGACGATCGGAGAAGGGAACTTCGCAAAAGTGAAACTTGGTTACGACACGACCAATGGTACCTACGTAGCTGTCAAAATCATAGACAAGTCTCTGGTTATCCAAAAGGGTCTTGAGTCTCAAGTCAAGAGAGAGATTAGGACTATGAAGCTTCTTAACCATCCCAACATCGTACAGATACACGAG GTGATTGGGACTAAGACGAAGATATGTATAGTCATGGAATACGTTGCAGGCGGTCAGCTTTCAGACAAACTTGAAAGACATAAGATGAAAGAATCAGATGCAAGAAAGCTTTTCCAACAGTTGATTGATGCTGTTGATTACTGTCATAACAGAGGAGTTTACCACCGAGATCTTAAG CCTCAAAACTTGCTAATAGATTCAAAGGGTAATCTCAAAGTTTCTGATTTTGGACTAAGTGCAGTTCCTAAA TCAGGTGATATGCTATCTACAGCTTGTGGATCTCCATGCTATATAGCACCTGag CTTATAATGAACAAAGGGTACTCAGGAGCAGCAGTGGATGTGTGGTCTTGTGGAGTGATTCTATTTGAATTGCTTTCTGGTTATCCACCGTTCGATGATCAAACTCTTCCGGTTTTGTATAAGAAGATACTCAGAGCAGATTACACGTTCCCACCTGGATTCACTGGAGAGCAGAAGAAGCTAATCTTTAACATTCTTGACCCCAATCCTCAAACG CGTATCACACTAGCTGAGATAATCATTCAAGATTCTTGGTTCAAGTTAGGTTTTACACCAGCTTATCATCAAGTTTCAGACTCAATCAAG GAGCATGTAGCGGAGATAAATGCAGCTACCGCATCTTCAAATTTCATAAACGCTTTTCAGATAATAGCAATGGCTAGCGATCTAGATTTGTCAGGTCTCTTTGAAGAACAG GATGATAAGAGATATAAAACAAGAATTGGGTCAAAGAACACAGCACAAGAAACAATCAAGAAGATTGAAGCTGCAGCAACTGATGTTAGTTTATCAGTTGAAAGAATAAAGCATTTCAAGGTAAAGATTCAACCAAAAGAGATAAGATCAAGATCTTCTTATGACTTATTATCAGCAGAGGTGATCGAGGTGACTCCAACCAATTGTGTAATAGAAATATCAAAAGCCGCAGGCGAGTTAAGACTATACATGGAG TTTTGCCAGAGTTTATCCAGCTTACTTACCGCGGAAGTAAGCTAA
- the LOC108828029 gene encoding calmodulin-binding protein 60 B, whose product MERGNNNNKMNNNNNRGAKRSLEGNGDDGGDQPERKRPALASVIVEALKVDSLQKLCSSLEPILRRVVSEEVERALAKLGPARLTGSSGSGSSPKRIEGPDGRNLRLQFRSRLSLPLFTGGRVEGEQGAAIHVVLIDANTGRAVVYGPEASAKLEIVVLEGDFNNEDDEGWTQEEFESHVVKERQGKRPLLTGELYVTLKEGVGTLGELVFTDNSSWIRSRKFRLGLRVASGCCDGMRIREAKTEAFIVKDHRGELYKKHYPPALNDDVWRLEKIGKDGAFHKKLYAAGIVTVEDFLRTMVRDSARLRTILGSGMSNKMWEALVEHAKTCVLSGKLYIYYPEDSRNVGVVFNNIYELSGLISGDQYYSADSLTESQKVYVDGLVKKAYENWNLVIEYDGKSLIDMKQPQRLGITQNEEANYSTAAINHPMHMASVPANQPPVLSDFSVGGYDQTMATRYPPHPQLVVSNPRAQFEVASGATTQDQLMGNLHQGQSSMNNQNMNGMLALGPPQASTSGYQNLNSSQVHQANLNPFEDWSNHRERGAEDFFSEEEIRMRSHEMLENEDMQQFLRLFSMGGGGNGSASHLPEDGYTFPSFLHTPMQGYDEDRGRSGRAVVGWLKIKAAMRWGFFIRRKAAERRAQIVELDDDDEE is encoded by the exons ATGGAGAGAGGGAATAACAACAACAagatgaataataataataatagaggGGCGAAGAGGAGTTTGGAAGGTAATGGTGATGATGGTGGTGATCAGCCTGAACGAAAACGTCCTGCTCTTGCTAG TGTGATTGTTGAGGCTCTGAAAGTAGACAGTCTACAGAAGCTTTGCTCCTCTTTGGAACCTATTCTCCGCCGAGTT GTCAGCGAGGAAGTGGAACGTGCTTTGGCGAAACTAGGACCTGCTAGGCTTACTGGAAG TTCTGGGTCTGGGTCTTCTCCAAAGCGAATTGAAGGTCCAGATGGCCGGAACTTACGGCTGCAGTTCAGGTCTAGGTTATCTCTCCCCTTATTCACTGGAGGGAGAGTAGAAGGAGAGCAGGGTGCTGCTATCCATGTCGTCTTGATTGATGCCAACACTGGGCGTGCTGTCGTATATGGTCCAGAGGCTTCTGCCAAGCTTGAGATTGTTGTCCTTGAGGGTGATTTCAacaatgaagatgatgaaggcTGGACACAGGAGGAATTTGAAAGCCATGTTGTGAAAGAGCGTCAAGGGAAGAGACCGTTACTGACTGGAGAGTTGTATGTTACTCTCAAGGAAGGGGTTGGAACTTTGGGCGAGCTGGTTTTCACTGATAACTCGAGTTGGATTCGGAGTAGGAAGTTCAGGCTTGGTTTAAGGGTTGCTTCTGGGTGTTGTGATGGTATGCGCATACGTGAGGCGAAGACAGAAGCTTTCATTGTTAAAGATCACAGGGGCGAAT TGTACAAGAAGCACTATCCACCTGCTCTTAATGATGACGTGTGGAGATTGGAGAAGATTGGTAAGGATGGAGCATTCCATAAGAAGCTATACGCTGCAGGAATAGTCACTGTAGAAGACTTTCTGAGAACAATGGTCAGAGATTCTGCAAGATTACGTACT ATTCTTGGAAGTGGAATGTCAAACAAAATGTGGGAGGCACTAGTTGAGCACGCTAAGACGTGTGTCCTGAGCGGTAAGCTTTATATCTACTATCCCGAGGATTCAAGGAATGTCGGCGTTGTGTTCAATAATATCTATGAGCTAAGTGGTCTCATTTCCGGCGACCAATATTACTCTGCTGACTCACTTACTGAAAGCCAAAAG GTATATGTTGATGGGCTGGTGAAGAAAGCATATGAAAACTGGAACTTAGTGATAGAGTATGATGGAAAATCTCTCATAGACATGAAGCAGCCTCAGAGATTGGGTATTACTCAAAATGAAGAGGCAAATTACTCAACTGCTGCCATTAACCATCCAATGCATATGGCATCAGTGCCGGCTAATCAACCTCCAGTGCTTTCTGATTTTTCTGTTGGAG GGTATGATCAAACTATGGCGACAAGGTATCCTCCGCATCCCCAGCTCGTAGTCTCCAACCCGAGAGCACAGTTTGAGGTTGCTTCCGGTGCAACAACTCAGGATCAGCTCATGGGAAATCTACATCAGGGTCAAAGCTCCATGAACAATCAAAACATGAACGGTATGCTTGCTCTCGGTCCTCCACAGGCATCCACGAGCGGATACCAAAACCTCAACTCTTCTCAAGTTCACCAGGCGAATCTCAATCCTTTCGAAGACTGGTCAAACCACCGCGAGAGAGGAGCAGAAGATTTCTTCTCAGAGGAAGAGATCCGTATGAGAAGCCATGAAATGCTCGAGAACGAGGACATGCAACAGTTCCTCCGCCTATTCAGCATGGGAGGAGGAGGTAATGGCTCTGCTTCACATTTGCCTGAAGATGGATATACTTTCCCGTCGTTTCTGCACACGCCTATGCAAGGTTATGACGAAGACCGTGGTCGATCAGGCAGAGCTGTTGTTGGGTGGCTTAAGATAAAGGCGGCAATGAGATGGGGTTTCTTCATCAGGAGGAAAGCTGCTGAGAGGCGAGCACAGATTGTAGAGCTGGATGATGATGACGAAGAATAG
- the LOC108828750 gene encoding bifunctional dethiobiotin synthetase/7,8-diamino-pelargonic acid aminotransferase, mitochondrial, producing MFPVTATLLRNRLHHLRHHIRFNSTSAPPHFNLPLNHPTYLIWSANTSLGKTLVSTGIAASFLLQPPPSHSPNLLYLKPIQTGFPTDSDSRFLFSKLHSLSLLRRTPLSLSNSVLRSSLSVAQSLRRNPHRVSESGICDLNFSEEKKTVTACAAPELICKTLYAWEAAISPHLAAEREHATVKDSVLLKMLEQEMECGRSQTNVLCLVETAGGVASPGPSGTLQCDLYRPFRLPGILVGDGRLGGISGTIAAYESLKLRGYDVAAVVFEDHGLVNEVPLTSYLRNKVPVLVLPPVPKDPSDDLIEWFVESDGVFKALKEVMVSVYLERVERLNGMAKQAGEVFWWPFTQHKLVAEETVTVIDSRCGENFSVYKASDNNSITQQFDACASWWTQGPDPAFQAELAREMGYTAARFGHVMFPENVYEPALKCAELLLDGVGKGWASRVYFSDNGSTAIEIALKMAFRKFCVDHETLLGFSDAAEEKKHIVVKVLALRGSYHGDTLGAMEAQAPSPYTGFLQQPWYTGRGLFLDPPTVSLSNGAWNLSLPESFSQTASEESGRFTTRDEIFDKSRDTSALATVYSAYVSEQLQEYSGISQSAHVGALIIEPVIHGAGGMHMVDPLFQRVLVNECRNRKIPVIFDEVFTGFWRLGVETTADLLGCKPDIACFAKLMTGGMIPLAVTLATDAVFDSFSGDSKLKALLHGHSYSAHAMGCATAAKAIEWFKDPETNHNIVSQGGILRELWDEELVQQISCHAAVQRVVVLGTLFALELKVDASNSGYASLYAKSLLEMLREDGLYMRPLGNVVYLMCGPCTSPEICRRLLTKLHKRLGEFSRA from the exons ATGTTTCCGGTAACAGCCACACTCCTCCGCAACCGTCTCCACCACTTACGCCACCACATCAGGTTCAACTCCACCTCCGCTCCTCCGCATTTCAATCTCCCTCTCAACCACCCAACCTACTTAATCTGGTCAGCCAACACTTCCCTCGGCAAAACCCTAGTCTCCACCGGCATCGCCGCCTCCTTCCTCCTCCAACCTCCTCCCTCACATTCCCCAAATCTCCTCTACTTGAAACCCATCCAAACCGGCTTCCCCACCGACTCCGACTCTCGCTTCCTCTTCTCCAAGCTCCACTCCCTCTCCCTCCTCCGCCGCActcctctctccctctccaACTCCGTCCTCCGCTCTTCCCTCTCCGTTGCGCAATCTCTCAGACGCAACCCCCACCGAGTCAGCGAGAGCGGGATCTGCGATTTGAACTTCTCGGAGGAGAAGAAGACTGTCACCGCCTGCGCCGCGCCGGAGCTCATCTGCAAGACGCTGTACGCTTGGGAGGCTGCTATCTCCCCGCATTTAGCAGCGGAGAGGGAACACGCAACGGTTAAAGACTCCGTCTTGCTAAAGATGTTGGAGCAAGAGATGGAGTGTGGGAGGAGTCAAACAAATGTTCTATGTTTAGTGGAGACTGCCGGTGGTGTTGCAAGTCCGGGACCATCAGGGACTCTCCAGTGCGATCTCTACAG gCCTTTTAGATTACCTGGGATTCTAGTTGGAGACGGTAGGCTTGGAGGTATCTCTGGGACTATTGCAGCGTATGAGAGTCTAAAACTTAGAGGATACGATGTTGCTGCTGTCGTTTTTGAGGATCATGGTCTTGTTAATGAAGTTCCGTTAACGTCTTATCTAAGAAACAA GGTGCCTGTGCTTGTGCTTCCACCTGTTCCCAAGGATCCTTCGGATGATCTTATTGAATGGTTTGTTGAGTCGGATGGTGTGTTTAAGGCTTTGAAAGAGGTAATGGTGTCTGTTTATTTGGAGAGAGTGGAGAGGTTAAACGGCATGGCGAAGCAAGCAGGGGAGGTTTTCTGGTGGCCGTTTACTCAGCATAAGCTTGTGGCGGAAGAAACTGTGACGGTTATAGACTCCAGATGTGGTGAAAACTTTTCAGTATACAAG GCTTCCGATAATAATTCTATTACCCAGCAATTCGACGCTTGTGCAAGCTGGTGGACACAGGGGCCAGATCCTGCTTTCCAG GCTGAGCTTGCTAGAGAGATGGGGTACACTGCTGCTAGGTTCGGGCATGTTATGTTCCCTGAGAATGTATATGAGCCTGCCTTGAAATGTGCTGAGCTCTTATTAGATGGAGTGGGAAAAG GGTGGGCTTCTCGAGTATACTTCTCGGATAATGGATCCACAGCAATCGAAATTGCCCTGAAGATGGCATTTCGTAAGTTCTGTGTTGATCATGAGACCCTATTGGGTTTTTCCGACGCTGCGGAAGAGAAGAAGCATATTGTTGTTAAG GTCCTAGCTCTTCGGGGGTCTTACCATGGTGATACTTTAGGGGCGATGGAAGCACAAGCACCATCACCTTATACAGGCTTTCTCCAGCAGCCGTG GTATACTGGAAGAGGCCTGTTTCTGGACCCTCCTACTGTCTCTCTCTCCAATGGAGCCTGGAATCTCTCCCTCCCTGAAAGTTTTTCTCAAACTGCCTCAGAAGAATCTGGAA GATTCACCACTCGTGATGAGATTTTTGACAAGAGTAGAGACACATCAGCTCTTGCAACAGTCTATTCCGCCTATGTATCAGAGCAGTTACAAGAATATTCTGGAATTTCACAATCCGCCCATGTTGGAGCACTGATAATAGAACCAG TGATTCATGGTGCTGGAGGAATGCACATGGTTGATCCTCTTTTCCAACGAGTTCTGGTCAACGAGTGCCGCAATAGAAAAATTCCAGTCATTTTCGATGAAGTGTTCACAGGTTTCTGGCGTCTTGGAGTAGAG ACTACCGCTGACCTTCTCGGTTGCAAACCAGACATAGCTTGCTTCGCCAAATTGATGACTGGTGGAATGATTCCTTTGGCTGTCACTCTTGCCACAGATGCTGTGTTCGATTCATTTTCTGGAGATTCAAAG CTAAAAGCCCTGCTTCATGGCCACTCATACTCAGCTCATGCTATGGGTTGCGCAACAGCCGCCAAAGCCATCGAATGGTTTAAAGATCCAGAGACCAACCATAACATCGTTTCACAAGGAGGAATCTTAAGAGAG CTGTGGGACGAAGAACTGGTGCAACAAATATCATGTCACGCTGCGGTTCAAAGGGTGGTTGTATTAGGAACCCTTTTCGCTCTAGAACTTAAAGTAGATGCTTCCAATTCCGG GTATGCTTCGTTATACGCAAAGTCTCTTCTAGAGATGCTCCGGGAAGACGGTTTATACATGCGCCCTCTGGGAAACGTTGTATACCTCATGTGTGGCCCTTGCACATCGCCGGAGATTTGCAGGCGGTTGCTCACTAAGCTTCACAAAAGGCTCGGAGAATTCAGTAGAgcatga